Within Psychromonas sp. psych-6C06, the genomic segment CTCAATAACACTGCCTTTTTTTAATACGCCTGCATAAATACGCGCATGTTGATAAATTGAAAGTAGCTTTGCGTTGCCTTGATCTTGCTCATAACCAGAAACCAATAGCGTCAATTGCTCAACATTATCACGCGTCGGAAAAGGCAAAGTTTGCCAACGTGGTTTAACATTGTGCACATTAGTTTCTATCCATATTTGATATAAGGTTAACGGCTCAGTTCCCAAATTATATTCCGCATGGACAATACCAGATCCCGCACTCATCACTTGTACTTCGCCAGCTCTGGTGACGCCTTTATTGCCTTCGCTATCTTGATGAGAAATTTCACCGCTTCTAACGTAAGTAATGATCTCCATGTTACGATGCGGGTGTGCATCAAAGCCATACCCCGCTTTAATAATGTCATCATTAATGACGCGTAATTTACCAAATCCCATTCGCTGCGGATTATAATAATCCGCAAAACTAAAATGAAAACGGCTACTCAACCAGCCGTGCTCACCACGCCCTAATTGCGCAGAAGAGATCTTTTTTATCATAACGCTTCCCTGTTGTGGGCTTGATTAAAATCAACCCAAGGCCCAGCGGGAATAATACGTGTCGGATTTATCATATCGTGGCTGTAATAATAGTGCGTTTTAATATGCTCAAAATTCACTGTTTCAGCAACGCCTTCAATTTGATACAACTCTCGTAAATAGCCACTAATATGTTTAAAACTCGCTAAGGTCTGACGGTTACATTTAAAATGTCCATGATAAACGGCGTCAAAGCGAATCAAGGTTGTAAACAGGCGCCAATCTGCCTCTGTGATTTGCTCACCAACTAAATAACGTTGTTGTGATAAACGAAGCTCTAACCAATCTAATCGCTCAAATAAGCGATGGTATGCGCTTTCATAGACCGCCTGAGACGTCGCAAACCCCGCTTTATAAACGCCATTATTGATATCATCATAGATAAATTGATTCACCTCATCGATTTCACTCTGTAATGGATCAGGATAATAATCATCGTGATTATCCGTTAGTTGGTTAAACGCACCATTGAGTATACGAATTATCTCACTCGACTCATTATTAACAATAGTCTGCGTTTTTTTGTCCCACAATACCGGCACAGTAACACGCCCTTGGTAGTTTGAATCGCCTTTTAGATAGATTTCATACATCTGCTTTAGCTGGTAAAGATCATCTCCTTTTTCTGCAAATGACCAGCCTTTATTAAGCATTTCAGGCTCAACAACCGACACAGAAATAATGCCAGTTAGCCCCTTAAGTTGACGAAATATCAATGCACGATGCGCCCAAGGGCAAGCGAGTGACACATAAAGATGATAGCGCCCCGCTTCTACCTGATAAGGATTATTTGCTTGGTTATTAATTGAACCTCGATAAGCACTGTCTTGGCGTACAAATTGTCCATCGCTATTTTTTGTGTCATACCATTTATCAACCCACTGTCCATCTATAATTAATCCCATTTCACACTCCTTTAAGTCACCATAGATATACCCATGTTACCTCAAGATGCTTTGTCAGGTACAAGCTCGAATAGCAATGCAAGGCGTAACCTGAGGGAATTGTTATTCACTTTTCAAAGGTTACAACGCAGTAGTGCTGTTCGAGCTTGCGCCCCGTAGGGCAAGTCAA encodes:
- a CDS encoding pirin-like bicupin family protein, translated to MIKKISSAQLGRGEHGWLSSRFHFSFADYYNPQRMGFGKLRVINDDIIKAGYGFDAHPHRNMEIITYVRSGEISHQDSEGNKGVTRAGEVQVMSAGSGIVHAEYNLGTEPLTLYQIWIETNVHNVKPRWQTLPFPTRDNVEQLTLLVSGYEQDQGNAKLLSIYQHARIYAGVLKKGSVIEHTIDQQAYLLASQGEFSIIDGSEQVVLRKGDGAEVTNVKTLTISAITDCELLLIDTP
- a CDS encoding glutathione S-transferase family protein, translating into MGLIIDGQWVDKWYDTKNSDGQFVRQDSAYRGSINNQANNPYQVEAGRYHLYVSLACPWAHRALIFRQLKGLTGIISVSVVEPEMLNKGWSFAEKGDDLYQLKQMYEIYLKGDSNYQGRVTVPVLWDKKTQTIVNNESSEIIRILNGAFNQLTDNHDDYYPDPLQSEIDEVNQFIYDDINNGVYKAGFATSQAVYESAYHRLFERLDWLELRLSQQRYLVGEQITEADWRLFTTLIRFDAVYHGHFKCNRQTLASFKHISGYLRELYQIEGVAETVNFEHIKTHYYYSHDMINPTRIIPAGPWVDFNQAHNREAL